The following are from one region of the Quercus robur chromosome 1, dhQueRobu3.1, whole genome shotgun sequence genome:
- the LOC126723982 gene encoding cytochrome P450 94A1-like yields MLDLNPSSLIPFFTTLSLSYLFIPLIFIFIIFHFLSNSHPHSKTPCPQSYPIIGNLPGFLRNRHRFHDWVTDMLSQTPSSTLRVRSFLDLSHGIGTANPTNLEHFLHLNFPNYIKGSRFYSVLNELLGDGIFNVDGHLWTLQRKIASHEFNTRSLKHFISFTVNSEISNSLIPYLSSNEDKVIDLQDALQRFGFDNICHVAFGVNPTCLASDNMYQNSPSSNFVKAFNVAVEISSLRMLSPLPIIWKIKRFLNMGSEKRYKEALKVINHYAMEIIRSKEEEEEQQQDGSEESLRNQDLLSRFMYSSSLNTQDFKDKEQNRKFLRDIVISFILAGSESTSTTLTWFFWLISGHPRCEQRIYEELLSNSSMVQGKQCGNILSYDELKKLHYLHAAITESMRLFPPVPMESRLAVDDDVLPDGTYVGKGWFCDYSAYAMGRMEKIWGKDCREFRPERWLNDDGDFQPSDQFRFPVFHCGPRICLGKEMAYVQMKSVVAALMFEFEIMAIDGGASPEKMMNPPYMLSLLVKMRGGLPVRIKRRQQ; encoded by the coding sequence ATGTTGGACCTCAACCCTTCTTCTCTAATTCCCTTCTTCACCACCTTATCTCTCAGCTACCTCTTCATCCCACtgatcttcatcttcatcatcttccACTTCCTCTCAAACTCTCATCCCCATTCCAAAACCCCATGTCCACAATCATACCCCATAATTGGAAACCTCCCAGGCTTCCTTCGAAACCGCCATAGATTCCATGATTGGGTCACCGATATGCTTTCCCAAACCCCATCTTCTACTCTCCGAGTCCGTTCCTTCCTTGACCTCTCCCATGGAATCGGCACCGCAAACCCCACAAACCTCGAACACTTCCTCCACCTAAACTTCCCAAACTACATCAAAGGCTCTCGCTTCTACAGCGTCCTCAATGAACTCCTTGGTGATGGTATTTTCAATGTCGACGGTCATCTCTGGACTCTTCAACGCAAGATTGCAAGTCATGAATTCAACACCAGATCACTCAAACACTTCATTTCTTTCACTGTCAATTCCGAAATCTCGAACTCCCTCATTCCTTACCTCTCTAGCAACGAAGATAAAGTCATTGATCTTCAAGACGCGTTGCAAAGGTTCGGTTTTGACAACATATGCCACGTTGCTTTTGGTGTAAACCCCACGTGTTTAGCCTCCGACAACATGTATCAGAACTCGCCAAGCTCTAACTTTGTTAAAGCTTTCAATGTTGCCGTGGAGATTAGCTCTTTAAGGATGTTGTCACCACTGCCTATAATATGGAAGATCAAGAGGTTTCTCAACATGGGCTCCGAAAAGAGATACAAAGAAGCACTAAAAGTGATCAACCACTACGCAATGGAAATCATTAGgtccaaagaagaagaagaagaacaacaacaaGATGGCAGTGAAGAATCACTTCGAAATCAAGACTTGCTATCGAGATTCATGTACTCCTCGAGCTTGAACACACAGGATTTTAAAGACAAAGAACAAAACAGGAAGTTCTTGAGAGATATAGTCATAAGCTTCATACTTGCTGGGAGTGAATCAACCTCGACGACCTTGACATGGTTCTTTTGGTTGATCTCAGGGCATCCTCGATGTGAGCAACGAATATACGAAGAGCTGTTGTCAAACTCATCAATGGTGCAAGGAAAACAGTGCGGTAATATTCTCAGCTATGATGAGTTAAAGAAACTCCATTACCTACACGCAGCCATAACCGAGTCAATGAGGTTGTTCCCACCTGTACCGATGGAGTCAAGATTAGCGGTGGATGATGATGTTTTGCCTGATGGGACCTACGTGGGAAAGGGCTGGTTTTGTGATTACTCAGCTTATGCAATGGGGAGGATGGAGAAGATTTGGGGAAAGGATTGTAGGGAGTTTAGGCCTGAGAGATGGTTAAATGATGATGGGGATTTTCAGCCGTCGGATCAGTTTAGGTTCCCTGTGTTTCATTGTGGGCCCAGGATTTGCTTGGGTAAAGAGATGGCTTATGTTCAGATGAAGTCTGTGGTGGCAGCTttgatgtttgagtttgagatcATGGCTATTGATGGTGGTGCGAGTCCAGAGAAGATGATGAACCCGCCTTACATGCTATCACTACTAGTTAAGATGAGAGGTGGATTGCCTGTGAGGATAAAGAGGAGACAGCAATGA